The following are encoded together in the Nitrospira sp. genome:
- a CDS encoding DUF2934 domain-containing protein produces the protein MAKKTQSVSRSTQRDTGAESRSNGNGVINRPDEHSHGIHARISERAYALYEEHGRKDGQALKDWLAAEQHVLNQDV, from the coding sequence ATGGCCAAGAAAACTCAGTCAGTCTCACGCTCCACACAACGTGACACAGGAGCCGAATCACGGAGTAACGGAAACGGCGTGATCAACCGGCCTGATGAACATTCCCACGGTATCCATGCGCGCATCTCGGAACGCGCCTATGCTTTGTATGAGGAGCATGGCCGAAAGGATGGCCAGGCCCTTAAAGATTGGTTGGCGGCCGAACAGCACGTACTCAATCAAGATGTGTAG